The following is a genomic window from Stenotrophomonas maltophilia.
CATCGAGGAACGGCGAGTGCTTGCCCTGCAGGGTGAACATCGCCACCGAGCGCCGCGCACGCGTCAGCGCCACATAGAACAACCGTCGCTCTTCGCCCAGCGGGAAGGCATCGCCTTCGGGCATCGCCAGCGAAAGTACCGGATCATCCGAGCGCAGGCTCGGGAAGCCACGATTCACCATCCCCGGCAGAATCACGTAGTCGGCCTCGCGCCCCTTCGAACGATGCGCGGTCAGGAACTCGACCTCCATCGTGCTGCCAAACGCGGTCTTCCAGTCCGCAGGCAAGGCACTGCGCTCATTCCGGTAGCGGCCCAGAATGAACACCGTCACGCGACCGGTGCGGCCGCGAGGCAATGCGCCGGACAGCAGTTGCTGGTGCAGCGTGGCCAGGTACTGGCGAACCCCGTCCTGCACTTCCTCACGGCGGGCCAGCTGGAACGCCTGCAGCACCGGGCCCACCGCCGGCGTCGCCGAGCGGACCGCCTTGGCCATCTGCGCGGGGTTGCGGCTGATGAAGCGGCTGGAAACATCGCACAGCGCTTGCGGGCAGCGGAAGGTCTGTTCCAGCTTGAGTACCTGGCCTTGCGCCATCCACTCCGGGAAGCCGGTCATCACTGAAACATCGGCACCGGCAAAGCGGTTGATCGACTGCCAATCATCGCCCACCGCGAACAGATGGCGACCGGATTGACTGACCAACGCGCGGCAGAGGCGGGCACGGGCGCGTGAGGCATCCTGGAATTCGTCGGCCATCACCAGCTCGTAGGGGGACTCGTACCGGCCCTGTTCCAGCAGCCCTGCGGCCATGTTGAGCATGTCTTCGAAGTCGATGCCGCGCTCGTCGGCCAGCGCGTTGTCCCAGGCCTGGAAGACCGGCCCGGCGATCTCCAGGAAACGCCGGTGCCGTTCCTTGAACTGGTCTTCGGGCATCTGCCGCAGGCGCCCGGCCATGTCCTCCAGCGTCAGGCAGTTGCTCTTGGCGTGGGCGATGAACGTGCGCATCAGCCCGATCAGGTCAGCGTCCGGCATCGGCTTTGCGCCCTGTTCGGGAAGCGCGCGGTCCGGGTTCGGGTCCAGTTCGACATCAGACTCGCCAAGCGCCCGCGCCAGGTGCTGCAGCGCATGGCCGCTACGAAGGCCAAACGAGGTTGTTTCGACCAGTGAGGTGCCGCGCGCAGCATGTTGCTGGCGCTTCCAGTGCATGCCTTCACTGTAGTTGGCGAAATGCTTCGGCGGCTGACCGTCGGCATCCAGCGCAAAGTGCTCGTGATACAGCGCGGCGTCGGGGTAATAGAAGTCCGGGCGATACTGGCGGTGGGTGTCGGTCGCGGTATCGAACTCGTAGCGCCGCTCGTAGTCGTAGGCCACGCCGTTGTAGAACAGCCAGTCGGCAATGACGCATTCTTCCAGACTCTTCACCCGCTCACCCTGCAGGGTGCGGATGTAGGGCGTGCCATCGCGGTCGTAGCCGTCGGCCAGCATCTCGGCGCCGAACGGGGGAAGGTCGCGGCCGAACACCAGGCGGAACATGTCCCACTGGGTGCGGAAGTGGCTCGAGCGGTCCTTCAGGTCGTCCACCAGTTCGGCGAGCTTGTTGAAGCCCAGCGTGGCGTCAGTGGCCCAATCCGGGATATCGGGCTTGCGCCCCGTGGCCCTGGCGATGATGGCCAGGCCCAGCGCATGGAAGGTCCGAGCTTCCACCACGGCGTCGGTCATGCCAAGCCGCTGGAACGCGCGCTGCGCACGCGCTTCCAGTTCCTCGGCTGCGTCCTTGTTGAAGGCGAGCATCAGCACGCGCTCGGGCTCGACGAAGCCGCGATCAATCGCGTAGGCGGCCTTGGCAACCAGGGTGGAGGTCTTGCCGGAGCCGGCCGAGGCCACCACCTGTACCCGGTTGTCGAAGCAGATGACCGCGCGCGCCTGCTCTTCGGTCAGTGGCCTGCTCTCGACGTGGTCCAGCAGGTCCTTGGCCAGCACCAGCTCGCGCTGGGTCATGGCCTCGTTGGCCTCGGCCCAGGCAGCGGGCCAATCCCGATGCCAGTCATTGAGTGCTTCCATCGCGGCCAGATGGCGGCTGGAGCGCAGGTCGTCGTGCACGTTCGCATCGAGAAACAGCCTCTCCAGCTCATCTGGGGAGAGTGGCAGAGCAGGCCGTTCAGCCAGCAGCGCCTGCTGTTGCTCGTGGGTGATCCAGCGGCGGCTGGCGTGACCCCGATCGGTCATCGCGTCCGCCGCGCTCAGCCATGACTGGATCTGCTCAAGGATCTCCTCAAAGAGCGCCTTGCGCCCGCGCGTGGTGCGCGCAAAGAGCACGTTCTGGACAGCAGTCGAGAGGTGGGAAGCCTGGCGGTTCGGCAGGCCATCCACGGACAGCGTTTGGCCGTCCTCGGTCTGCAGCGCCACCTTGGCCCACAACACGCCCGGAAGCACCCGCACGCGCTGGTTGTGATCCACGCGCTGCGAGTACTGCCGGCCTCCAATCAGAAGCTCGACATGCTCGCCATCCAGCCGCAGTCGCCAGTCCGGCGAGCGGGTCACACGCTGGCCCCAGCCCGAGGGGCGCCATTCCATAGACATCCAGATACTGCCTTGCGTACGTCACTGGGCGTAAAGCACCCTTACAGCCCCATGATAAGGGGGCTTGGTGCCGTGCACAGGGCGTCTGGCCGGGCAGGCCAGCTGCCAGCGGTGGCGTTGCACCACCGCTGACGTAACAGGCGTCAGGCGTTCACATCCACGACGATCCGTCCGCGCACCTTGCCCGGAATGATCTGCTCATAGACGTCCAGCACTTCGGCGAGACCAATCTGCTGCACGGTGCTTTCCAGCTTCTGCGGATCCAGATCGGTGGCGAGGCGATCCCAGGCGCGCTGGCGAACCTCCTGCGGCGCATTCACCGAATCCACGCCCGCAAGGGTCACATTGCGGAGAATGAAGGGCAGCACCGAGCCATGCAGGGCATCGCTCTGTGCCATTCCACAGGCGGCCACTGCGCCTCGATACTTCGTCTCCGCAATGGCGTTGACGAGGGTAGGGCCGCCGGCCACATCCACCACGCCTGCCCAGCGCTCGGCACTCACTGGCCTGTCGCGGGGTTCTGAAAGCTGCGCGCGGTCGATGATCTGCGCTGCACCCAGTGCGTGCAGATACCCGGCGTGTTCCGGGCGCCCGGTTGCGGCTACCACGCGATAGCCCAGCTTGGACAGGATCGCCACCGCGATCGAGCCGACGCCTCCGTTGGCCCCCGTTACCAGCACGTCGCCCTTATCGGGTCTCACGCCCGCATCTTCCAATGCCAGTACGCACAGCATGGCGGTATAGCCGGCGGTACCGATAGCCATCGCATCGCGGGTGGTGAGGGTGTCCGGAATCTTGTTCAGCCATTCGCCACGAACGCGGGCGCGCTGGGCGAGGCCGCCGTGGTGGCCCATGCTGAGATCCCACCCGTTCAACACGACCCGGTCACCGGGCTGGAAACCGGCATTGCTCGATTCCAGTACCACGCCAGCCAGGTCGATGCCCGGAATCAACGGGTATGTCCGGATCACTGGACGCGTGCCGGTGAGGGCAAGCGCATCCTTGTAGTTGAGCGTGGAGTACTCGACCTGCACCAGCACGTCGCCGTCCATCAGGTCCGCTTCATCGAAGTCGACCAGTCCGGTGGAAACGCCGTCGTCGGTTTTACGGGTCAGTAGTGCCTTGAAACTCATGGAAGGGCCTCACGTTCAGTGGATGGGTCCATGCTAGGCTCGCACCGTTATCGCAACAAGAACGATGTTTTTTCATAGGTACTATGGTTTTCCGGAGTATGCATGCGTAGCAGGCGTTGGGATGGCAAGAGCGGTTGTGCCGTGGAAGTCACGTTGTCGGTGATGGGCGGCGTGTGGAAGCCGATCATTCTTTTTCACTTGATGGCCGGCAAGCGGCGTTTCATGGAGTTGACGCGGCGGGTACCCAACGCCACCCAGTCGATGCTGACCAGCCAGCTGCGGGAACTGGAGGCCGACGGGGTGGTGATCCGCCATGTCTATCCCGAGGTGCCGCCCAAGGTGGAATACGAGCTTTCCGAATTCGGGCGCACGCTGGTGCCGGTACTGCTGGCGATGCGGGAATGGGGTGAAACCTATCGCGGTTACCAGAGTGCGCGTGGGGACAGCTGAAGGCTCGGCACCGACGAGGCCGGAAGTGCGATGAAGCTTCTGCCGCAGCGATTCATTCGATCGTGCTCTGTGCCGCGCAGACCATTGGCCCTTCGCTCAAGACGGGGGCAGCGGAGATGGAGGCACCTTCCCACAGCTCACCACGACAGGCTTCAACTCGCGGCCATCGGCGCGTTGACGCAGGTGGAAGCAGGCGCTGAATACACGCTTCTGTCCCACCGCTCCATTCTCCGGGTTGTCTGGCGTATATCCGGAAAGGACCACCTGGTAGTCAACTGGATATCCTATTCTTCCCGTCCAAGCGCGGCGCTGGTGGTCCAGACGAGCGTGCGGTCGAGCAATCCGATACCGCCGTTCTTATTTCATTCTTGCCAATGACTTCCGCTACATGGAAGCAGCCGTGATACCAGTGCTGCATGCCGCACATGTCGCGCGTGAGAACGATGACCCGCGCAGCTGTCCATCCGCAGCGTTGATCGATGGTCTGTTCGACGCCTGCGAGGCGCTGTCGCTGCAGGTCGAGTGCTGTCTTGTTCCCTGACATTTCTGTAACAGGTGATGGCGGGCAGGGTCGGGAAAGCCTGTTTGCGATCCTGCGTCCTGCTCGCCGCTCGTTCAGATTCAGGCGGTTCCCGTGTCATCTTTTCAGTCAGTGAGCCCGCAGCACATGGCCGTGACGTGTCTGCACTTCATCGAATGGCCGAGGTGCCTTTCAGGTGCTTTAGAAACGCATCGGAAAGAGTACGGACGATTCGCCTGATCTCCGAAAGCTCCATCGGGCGCTCCACGGGAGGGTGCGAAACATCGGCGTGCCGTGCTGTCGGTCCTGATGACATGCTGTTACAGGTCTGAGTAAGCTGCGAAATCTTCCTTCTGCTGATTTCGTGTTTCATCTCATCCAGTAGCTGCGGGTAGGATGTTTTGATGAATTCGTAGATCTTGTAGAGTCCCTCATAGGTTTCCGAGTTCGACTGGCCCCAATAGAGCATCAACTTCTTTATGGTTCCGATGTTCTCGATTGATGCATTTTCAAGACCCGGCAACGCTTGGGGCGTAGCGCCGAATCCACCTAGATTCGTATTCTTGATGATGAGCCTGAGCGGCGTAGTTGGCGTCCGCTTTCCTGCTTCGCAGTACTCAACGTGCTTGTCTATTTCGATAAGTCCAGAGTGTCCGCAGGAGACTGCAACTCCATTCATCAGAACAACGATTTCCAACGCAAGGTCGGTGTGATGGTCGTAGTCTGTGAAGGCCTCCGAACCGGGAATAGACGCTTCCCGCTCCACGGTGCCGTCTACGTGGACGACTTTCAGCGACCACCACGGGCACGTTCTGGGTAGGCATTCAATCGAGCTTCGCGGGCCTTTGATGGAGAATGCCCAAGTGCGTGGATTCATGATTTTTTCCAGTTTCTCTAGAGAAGAATTCCAGGAATCAGGAGGCGCGTTCGCTCTGGCTTATGCGCATCTGCATGGGTCTGATCGGCCCCAATGGAGCTGGTCAGCTCACCCTGGGCGGCGGAATCTCAGACACCACCTGCGGCACCACCTCCGGCACCAGCGTGAACTGGTAGCGATTGTCGTACAGCTTCACCTCCAACTGCTTGCGGCCACGCCGCTCAAGCGTGTAGAGCTTGCCGGCCCACGGGCTGCCGAGCAGTGCCATCGGGCTGATGTCGCCCAGCCGCGACGCATCCAGATGCACCACCACGCGGTCGTCCAGGTAGGCAACCTTCACCGAGCTGAAGAACGTGGCGTATTGACCGCTGCGCATCGCGGCGTAGCCGGTCAGTTCCGGGTGCGCCACCAGAAACACGAAGTGGCTGCTGAAATCGACGTTGCCGAGATCGGGATCGCTGTCGCGCTGCGAGGACGGCCACTGCGGGCCCATGGTATCCAGCGCATCGGCATGGGTGATGGGGAAAAAGCGGATATCGAGATAGCCCGGCCCGCCCGAATCCACCCGGGCCTGGCCGTCGTTCACCGCTGCCGAGGACAGCAGGTTGCTGTGCACCAGCCCCGGCGGGGTACTCATGCGGAATTCGCTGCTGGCCTGAACGTCCTGCGGAGGATTGAAGAATGCACTGACCTGTTCGTTCTGGCACGCGGCAAGCAGGGGCAGCAGCGCAAAGGGCAATGCACGCTGGTGCAGGGTACGGATCCGTGTCATTGCATCAGGCCTCATCCATGGGGAGGCCATTAGATCACGCCGGGTGCAGCCGGGTCTGGGCCCGGCCCGACAAGGGCCGCCGCTCAGAAGGTGTAAGCGGCCTGCACATACACCCGTCGCGGTTCGCCCGGGAAGTGCCCGTTGCGTGCGATGAAGCCACTGGCGGCATACACCTTGTCGAACAGGTTCTTGACGTTGGCCTGGAACTGCCACTGCTTCCAGGTGGTCTTCCAGCTCATGTCGAACACGGTATAGGCCTTCACCGTCTGCCCGTCGAGGCTGACGCGCTCGCCGACATGGTCGGCGCCGAAGCCGATGGCGGAGTTGATCGCCGGCAGGTCGTAGCGCGTCCACAACCCCACCTTGTTGCGCGGCGCATTGGCGAAGCGGTCGCCGGAGGCGTTGGTGATGCCGCCCGGGCCGGCGTCCTTCACCCGCGCATCGTTGTAGGCGTAGGTCAGGTTCAGCACCCAGCGCTCGGTGACATCGGCCAGCAGGTCCAGCTCCATGCCGGTGCTGCGCACCAGGCCCAGTGCGGCCAGCTGGTTCACGCCGCCGGTCACCTCGCCGGTGGCCTGCACGATGTTGCTGCGGTCGATGCGGTAGGCCGCCATGTTCACGCTCACGCGCTCGGCCAGCAGCGACTTCAGGCCGATTTCCCACTGCTTGCTGCGCTCGGCGTCGAACGGGCCGCCGGCGGCCGGGTTCTGGTTCGCCGCGCTCTGCGGAACGAAGCCACTGGCCACGTTGGCATACAGGTTCAGCCCCTGG
Proteins encoded in this region:
- a CDS encoding winged helix-turn-helix transcriptional regulator, which gives rise to MRSRRWDGKSGCAVEVTLSVMGGVWKPIILFHLMAGKRRFMELTRRVPNATQSMLTSQLRELEADGVVIRHVYPEVPPKVEYELSEFGRTLVPVLLAMREWGETYRGYQSARGDS
- a CDS encoding MDR family oxidoreductase → MSFKALLTRKTDDGVSTGLVDFDEADLMDGDVLVQVEYSTLNYKDALALTGTRPVIRTYPLIPGIDLAGVVLESSNAGFQPGDRVVLNGWDLSMGHHGGLAQRARVRGEWLNKIPDTLTTRDAMAIGTAGYTAMLCVLALEDAGVRPDKGDVLVTGANGGVGSIAVAILSKLGYRVVAATGRPEHAGYLHALGAAQIIDRAQLSEPRDRPVSAERWAGVVDVAGGPTLVNAIAETKYRGAVAACGMAQSDALHGSVLPFILRNVTLAGVDSVNAPQEVRQRAWDRLATDLDPQKLESTVQQIGLAEVLDVYEQIIPGKVRGRIVVDVNA
- a CDS encoding UvrD-helicase domain-containing protein; this encodes MEWRPSGWGQRVTRSPDWRLRLDGEHVELLIGGRQYSQRVDHNQRVRVLPGVLWAKVALQTEDGQTLSVDGLPNRQASHLSTAVQNVLFARTTRGRKALFEEILEQIQSWLSAADAMTDRGHASRRWITHEQQQALLAERPALPLSPDELERLFLDANVHDDLRSSRHLAAMEALNDWHRDWPAAWAEANEAMTQRELVLAKDLLDHVESRPLTEEQARAVICFDNRVQVVASAGSGKTSTLVAKAAYAIDRGFVEPERVLMLAFNKDAAEELEARAQRAFQRLGMTDAVVEARTFHALGLAIIARATGRKPDIPDWATDATLGFNKLAELVDDLKDRSSHFRTQWDMFRLVFGRDLPPFGAEMLADGYDRDGTPYIRTLQGERVKSLEECVIADWLFYNGVAYDYERRYEFDTATDTHRQYRPDFYYPDAALYHEHFALDADGQPPKHFANYSEGMHWKRQQHAARGTSLVETTSFGLRSGHALQHLARALGESDVELDPNPDRALPEQGAKPMPDADLIGLMRTFIAHAKSNCLTLEDMAGRLRQMPEDQFKERHRRFLEIAGPVFQAWDNALADERGIDFEDMLNMAAGLLEQGRYESPYELVMADEFQDASRARARLCRALVSQSGRHLFAVGDDWQSINRFAGADVSVMTGFPEWMAQGQVLKLEQTFRCPQALCDVSSRFISRNPAQMAKAVRSATPAVGPVLQAFQLARREEVQDGVRQYLATLHQQLLSGALPRGRTGRVTVFILGRYRNERSALPADWKTAFGSTMEVEFLTAHRSKGREADYVILPGMVNRGFPSLRSDDPVLSLAMPEGDAFPLGEERRLFYVALTRARRSVAMFTLQGKHSPFLDELVQDGVVEVTSLSGVAINEERCPVCKVGVFVERNGPHGAFRSCSSYPLCHNKPKGGRRA